A genomic segment from Neobacillus sp. YX16 encodes:
- a CDS encoding SMR family transporter translates to MNESKTITNSNTASESKAWLYVIIAGFLEVVWASGFKYDEVPSLVVLIAILLSFDLIIRATKVIPVGTVYAVFAGIGTIGTVIVEVIFENGSVSPLRILLILLLLACIIGLKLTNKEGEV, encoded by the coding sequence ATGAATGAATCAAAAACAATAACAAATTCAAATACAGCGAGTGAATCCAAAGCATGGTTGTACGTTATAATTGCGGGATTTCTTGAGGTGGTTTGGGCAAGCGGGTTTAAATATGATGAAGTTCCTTCCCTTGTTGTTCTTATAGCCATTTTATTAAGTTTTGATTTAATTATTAGAGCTACAAAAGTTATTCCGGTTGGGACTGTATACGCTGTATTTGCCGGAATTGGTACCATAGGAACTGTCATTGTCGAGGTTATCTTTGAAAATGGCTCTGTCAGTCCATTAAGAATACTCCTTATTTTATTACTGTTGGCTTGTATTATTGGCTTGAAATTAACAAATAAGGAAGGTGAAGTTTAA
- a CDS encoding iron chelate uptake ABC transporter family permease subunit, giving the protein MRNSVKLAILALIAAGACAIYLFHDLNGSFGYALPKRTIKVLAMVLTGVTIAYATVVFQTITHNKILTPSIMGLDSLYMLLQTLIIFFLGSGHMLIVNKQVNFLLSVAVMIVFALFLYKFLFKKGNQPIYFLLLVGIIVGTFFSSISTFFQVLIDPNEFQIVQDRMFASFNNINSDLVWLAIAIVCLVMIYAWRFLKYLDVLSLGRDTAINLGVPYDSIVKKMLVIVAVFISISTGLVGPITFFGLIVANLSYQFFKTYKHTVLISGAILMSIIALVGGQWVVERVFTFSTTLSVIINFIGGVYFIYLLLKERKAT; this is encoded by the coding sequence ATGCGTAACTCAGTAAAATTGGCCATACTCGCACTGATCGCTGCGGGGGCTTGTGCCATCTATTTATTTCATGATTTAAACGGAAGCTTTGGATACGCCCTGCCAAAACGAACGATAAAAGTGCTGGCAATGGTTTTAACGGGTGTCACAATCGCCTATGCAACGGTAGTGTTTCAGACCATTACCCATAATAAAATTTTAACACCGAGCATCATGGGATTAGATTCCCTTTACATGCTCTTACAAACATTAATTATTTTCTTTTTAGGCTCCGGCCATATGCTGATAGTCAATAAACAGGTGAATTTTTTACTCTCTGTTGCTGTAATGATTGTATTTGCACTCTTTTTGTATAAGTTTCTTTTCAAAAAGGGCAATCAGCCAATCTACTTTTTATTACTTGTAGGAATCATTGTAGGAACGTTTTTCTCAAGTATCTCTACTTTTTTCCAAGTATTGATTGATCCAAATGAATTTCAGATTGTACAAGACCGCATGTTTGCGAGTTTCAATAATATTAATTCAGACTTAGTCTGGCTGGCCATTGCGATTGTCTGCCTTGTAATGATCTATGCATGGCGCTTTTTAAAGTATTTAGACGTATTATCCTTAGGTCGTGATACTGCGATTAATTTAGGGGTTCCCTATGATTCGATTGTCAAAAAAATGCTTGTGATTGTAGCAGTCTTCATCTCAATCTCGACTGGATTAGTAGGACCGATTACTTTTTTTGGCTTAATTGTTGCCAATTTGTCCTATCAATTTTTCAAAACCTACAAACACACCGTACTGATTTCTGGTGCGATTCTCATGAGCATCATCGCCCTTGTTGGCGGGCAATGGGTGGTTGAAAGAGTCTTTACTTTTTCAACAACGTTAAGTGTCATTATTAACTTTATTGGTGGAGTGTACTTCATCTATTTACTGCTAAAGGAGAGGAAAGCTACATGA
- a CDS encoding ABC transporter ATP-binding protein, with translation MIQVRALSKLYGKKSVVEDVTVDIQPRKITSFIGPNGAGKSTLLSMVSRLLDSDTGEVLIDKFDVKKMKSNDFAKKVSILKQSNYMNVRLTIRELVSFGRFPYSKGRLTEEDERMVDQSLEYMHLTEMQDSFLDELSGGQRQRAFIAMVIAQDTEYILLDEPLNNLDMKHSVQIMKILRRLVDELGKTVVIVLHDINFASVYSDRIVAMKDGKVVKDGPTEEIIESAALKEIYDMDIPIQKMDGCRICVYFSS, from the coding sequence ATGATTCAAGTCCGAGCTTTGTCAAAGTTATATGGTAAAAAGTCGGTTGTTGAGGATGTAACCGTTGATATTCAGCCGCGGAAGATCACGAGCTTTATTGGTCCAAATGGAGCAGGCAAATCGACTTTACTATCAATGGTAAGCCGTCTTCTTGATTCAGATACTGGTGAAGTGCTGATTGACAAATTTGATGTGAAAAAGATGAAGTCTAATGATTTCGCCAAGAAGGTTTCGATATTAAAACAGTCCAATTACATGAATGTTCGTTTGACGATTCGTGAACTAGTATCCTTCGGACGCTTTCCTTATTCTAAGGGGCGGTTGACGGAGGAAGATGAACGGATGGTTGATCAATCACTTGAATATATGCACCTAACCGAAATGCAGGATAGCTTTTTAGATGAGTTATCAGGTGGTCAAAGGCAGCGTGCATTTATCGCGATGGTTATTGCGCAGGATACAGAGTACATTTTGCTTGATGAACCCTTAAACAATTTAGATATGAAGCATTCCGTTCAAATTATGAAAATACTGCGCCGTCTGGTTGATGAGCTTGGTAAAACCGTTGTCATCGTGCTTCATGATATCAACTTTGCGTCTGTTTACTCTGATCGTATTGTAGCGATGAAGGATGGTAAGGTCGTGAAAGATGGACCTACAGAAGAAATTATTGAATCAGCCGCATTAAAAGAGATTTACGATATGGATATTCCCATTCAGAAAATGGATGGCTGCAGAATTTGTGTTTATTTTAGCTCATGA
- a CDS encoding peroxiredoxin, protein MILEAPLKVGDIAPDFSLPATTKDPLSLSDYRGKMNLVVAFYGMDFTPGUIKEIASWKEDYKRFEQLGAEVIGISADHIHSHRVFAASMGTLPYPLASDWKRQTIKDYKVFNEKGEVAIRSVFVINRDGMITYINTSFKADKKEDYEAVFSELEKLTTH, encoded by the coding sequence TTGATCTTGGAAGCACCCTTAAAGGTTGGGGACATCGCCCCTGATTTTTCATTACCTGCAACAACAAAGGACCCCCTTTCTCTTTCGGATTATCGAGGAAAGATGAATCTGGTGGTTGCCTTTTATGGTATGGATTTTACTCCAGGCTGAATTAAAGAAATCGCCTCTTGGAAAGAGGACTACAAAAGATTTGAACAGTTAGGTGCAGAGGTGATTGGAATCAGTGCCGACCATATTCACTCGCACCGAGTTTTTGCCGCCAGTATGGGGACATTGCCCTATCCTCTAGCTTCTGATTGGAAGAGGCAGACCATCAAAGACTACAAGGTGTTTAACGAAAAAGGTGAAGTCGCCATCCGCTCCGTCTTTGTTATCAATAGAGATGGAATGATCACCTATATCAACACTTCCTTTAAAGCAGATAAAAAAGAGGATTATGAAGCTGTATTTTCAGAGCTTGAAAAGTTAACTACGCATTAA
- a CDS encoding PAS domain S-box protein: protein MKDYDLFGEIAMAKCYPIFGRAGTADLYNPDELLDLFLRCTVDGICITNMENRFIRINQIYTKIFGYTEDDVIGRCVDEFPNPDFLNGIMLKVKDGQDFPNLISQFHHKNGHLLDIAVSYSPLRTSTGGIIATIAIFRDVTKEINMERELKKTRELYKLISENASDLIKVYSKDKTIVYASPSHEKVLGFSPDELIGQHVLDVIQAEEQEPLKRMSKNLHDSGEPQLIQLKLKTKDNKAFYSETTVSPVYNENMGIESYVTVGRNITERIENDKALRNLDRLSIIGQLAAGVAHEIRNPLTSLKGFSKLLKTSTPSEKQNEYLSIISDELDRIDMIVNEFMSLAKPQAIQFEQGNLISIIDSTINVLRPQAMLDNVQFTVKYPKEDNLELQCSPNQLKQVFVNILKNAIESMPNGGNVSIGIRKWKKKRVVITFKDEGPGIDKELLKYLGTPFYTTKDKGIGLGLTVSNKIVQEHDGTMKIDSQQGKGTTVKIELDCI, encoded by the coding sequence ATGAAGGATTATGATTTGTTTGGAGAGATTGCCATGGCGAAATGTTACCCGATTTTTGGCAGAGCAGGAACTGCGGATTTATATAATCCTGATGAGCTGCTGGATTTATTTCTTAGATGCACGGTAGATGGTATTTGTATTACAAATATGGAGAATCGATTCATTCGAATCAACCAGATATATACAAAGATTTTTGGGTATACAGAGGATGATGTGATTGGAAGATGTGTTGATGAGTTTCCTAACCCAGATTTTCTAAATGGGATTATGTTAAAGGTAAAAGATGGACAGGACTTCCCTAATCTTATTTCCCAATTTCACCATAAGAATGGGCACCTCCTAGACATTGCCGTTTCTTACTCACCATTACGGACCTCAACTGGAGGTATTATTGCGACAATTGCTATATTTCGTGATGTCACAAAAGAGATTAATATGGAAAGAGAATTAAAAAAGACACGTGAGTTATATAAATTAATTTCCGAAAATGCTTCGGATTTAATTAAGGTTTATTCAAAGGATAAGACGATAGTCTATGCTTCTCCATCTCATGAAAAGGTATTGGGATTTTCCCCAGATGAGTTGATAGGTCAGCATGTGCTGGACGTTATCCAGGCAGAGGAACAAGAACCATTAAAAAGGATGTCGAAGAACCTTCATGATTCGGGAGAACCTCAGCTAATACAACTAAAATTGAAAACAAAGGACAATAAAGCTTTTTATTCAGAGACAACGGTTTCTCCAGTTTACAATGAAAATATGGGAATAGAATCTTATGTTACGGTTGGAAGAAATATCACCGAACGTATTGAAAATGATAAGGCACTTCGTAATTTAGATCGGCTTTCCATTATTGGTCAATTAGCTGCAGGTGTTGCTCATGAAATCAGAAATCCCTTGACATCCTTGAAAGGTTTTTCGAAACTATTGAAAACGTCGACTCCATCTGAAAAACAAAATGAATACTTATCCATTATCTCAGATGAATTAGATCGTATTGATATGATTGTCAATGAGTTTATGTCATTGGCTAAACCTCAGGCTATTCAATTTGAACAAGGGAATTTGATTTCAATCATAGATAGTACGATTAATGTGTTACGTCCACAAGCGATGCTTGATAATGTCCAGTTTACGGTTAAATATCCAAAAGAAGACAATCTTGAACTTCAATGTTCTCCTAATCAACTCAAACAAGTCTTTGTAAATATATTGAAAAATGCAATTGAATCGATGCCCAATGGAGGGAATGTTTCGATAGGTATACGAAAATGGAAGAAAAAGCGAGTGGTTATTACTTTTAAGGATGAAGGTCCTGGTATAGATAAAGAACTCTTAAAGTATTTGGGAACACCATTTTATACAACAAAAGACAAGGGAATCGGTCTAGGATTAACTGTAAGCAATAAAATCGTTCAAGAACACGACGGTACGATGAAAATAGACAGTCAGCAAGGAAAAGGAACAACCGTAAAAATCGAATTAGACTGTATTTAA
- a CDS encoding ABC transporter ATP-binding protein → MNPKQDGLKPFISLILSAKIPKLALGIGLTASLITTLAGLLVPVLTKNLVDGFSVSSLSVPLMIGIGAAFIFQAVINGVSIYLLSFVGQKIVARLRERMWVKLIRLPVSFFDKQSSGETVSRVISDTSIVRDLISNHFPQFITGIISIIGAITILLIMDWKMTLLMLISVPLTFIIMMPLGRKMAKISRGLQDETATFTGNIQQTLSEIRLMKASTAEKHEETKGLSGIEKLLGFGLKEARITALIAPIMYLVVMIVIVMIIGYGGMRVANGTMSTGSLVAFLLYLFQIIFPITSFAMFFTQLQKAKGATERIIDILNLPLEEGQKGMELDIGNKPILVRNVSFSYSEDEPVLEDVSFEAQPGEMIAFAGPSGGGKTTMFGLLERFYEPTSGKIIVGDIPITDLSAVTWRSQIGYVSQESAMMAGTIRENLCYGLPNDESITDERLWEVCEMAYASEFIKSFSDGLGTEVGERGVKLSGGQRQRIAIARAFLRDPKILMMDEATASLDSQSEGIVQQALSRLMEGRTTFVIAHRLSTIVDADKIIFIEKGRVTGIGTHHELTQSHDLYREFAEQQLTSQENTKKVH, encoded by the coding sequence ATGAACCCTAAACAAGATGGTTTAAAGCCATTTATTTCGCTTATTTTATCCGCCAAAATCCCCAAGCTTGCATTAGGTATTGGATTGACTGCAAGCCTTATTACAACACTTGCTGGTCTCCTTGTTCCTGTACTAACCAAAAACTTAGTAGATGGCTTCTCAGTGTCCTCCTTAAGTGTTCCGCTTATGATTGGAATTGGAGCAGCTTTTATTTTCCAAGCGGTCATAAACGGGGTATCGATATACCTGTTAAGCTTTGTTGGTCAAAAGATTGTCGCCCGTCTACGTGAACGGATGTGGGTCAAATTGATTCGTTTACCTGTCAGCTTCTTTGATAAACAATCCAGTGGTGAAACCGTCAGCCGTGTCATCAGCGATACGAGTATTGTCCGTGATTTAATTTCAAATCACTTCCCACAATTTATCACAGGTATTATTTCGATTATCGGCGCCATTACAATTCTCTTGATTATGGACTGGAAAATGACATTATTAATGTTAATATCTGTTCCTCTTACCTTTATTATTATGATGCCGCTCGGCAGGAAGATGGCGAAGATTTCTCGGGGTTTACAGGATGAAACGGCCACCTTTACCGGTAATATTCAACAAACGTTGAGCGAAATCCGATTAATGAAGGCTTCAACGGCAGAAAAGCATGAAGAGACAAAAGGATTATCAGGAATCGAAAAATTGCTAGGGTTTGGTTTAAAAGAAGCACGAATTACGGCTTTAATAGCTCCCATCATGTACCTTGTTGTCATGATTGTAATCGTGATGATTATTGGATACGGAGGCATGCGGGTGGCAAATGGAACGATGTCCACCGGGTCACTTGTTGCATTCTTACTTTACCTTTTTCAAATTATTTTTCCAATTACAAGTTTCGCTATGTTCTTTACACAATTACAAAAAGCAAAAGGAGCCACCGAACGGATTATTGATATTTTAAACCTTCCTCTTGAAGAAGGACAAAAAGGAATGGAATTAGACATCGGTAATAAACCTATTCTGGTTAGGAATGTTTCTTTTTCCTATAGTGAAGATGAACCTGTTCTTGAAGATGTGTCATTTGAGGCCCAGCCTGGGGAAATGATTGCATTTGCAGGACCAAGCGGAGGCGGGAAAACTACCATGTTCGGCTTACTTGAACGCTTCTATGAACCGACCTCAGGCAAAATTATAGTTGGCGATATCCCAATCACTGATTTATCGGCTGTAACCTGGCGCAGTCAAATTGGTTATGTTTCACAGGAAAGTGCGATGATGGCAGGAACCATCCGCGAAAATTTATGTTACGGGCTTCCCAATGATGAATCCATTACTGATGAAAGACTCTGGGAAGTTTGTGAGATGGCGTATGCGAGTGAATTTATTAAATCCTTTTCGGATGGATTAGGCACAGAGGTTGGAGAACGCGGAGTAAAACTTTCAGGCGGTCAAAGACAGCGCATTGCCATCGCACGTGCCTTTTTACGCGACCCTAAGATTTTAATGATGGACGAAGCAACGGCAAGCTTGGACAGCCAATCAGAAGGAATTGTGCAGCAGGCTTTATCCCGATTAATGGAAGGCCGTACTACCTTTGTCATTGCTCATCGCCTATCAACCATCGTGGATGCGGATAAGATTATTTTTATCGAAAAAGGGCGAGTAACGGGAATCGGCACCCATCACGAATTAACACAATCCCATGATTTATACCGTGAATTTGCAGAACAACAACTAACAAGTCAAGAAAATACAAAAAAGGTGCATTAA
- a CDS encoding C39 family peptidase — translation MKNHQSKKIALVSLLLIFPIYYASISPIKTSAEYKSDVHMDRTVVVYQKETLMKESILLSVPALMQFPELPRGCEVTSLAMLLNFAGVPVDKLTLADEIPKVPYLIGEIYGNPHLGFVGNMYTYNEPGLGVYHEVIEDLANQYLPNQIDNITGDPFSSVQKKLNDGKPVWVIVGSTYTFLPEKHWETWNTNEGEIKITRKVHSVLVTGYDENHVYFNDPFFPDQNRSADFQDFVTSWSQFGSQAISY, via the coding sequence ATGAAAAATCATCAATCAAAAAAAATAGCATTGGTAAGCCTCCTTTTAATCTTTCCCATCTACTATGCTTCTATCTCTCCGATAAAAACGAGCGCAGAATATAAATCGGATGTTCACATGGATCGGACAGTAGTTGTATATCAAAAGGAGACCCTTATGAAAGAAAGCATATTATTATCCGTTCCTGCATTAATGCAATTTCCTGAACTTCCCCGTGGCTGTGAAGTGACCAGCTTGGCAATGTTATTAAATTTTGCTGGAGTTCCAGTTGACAAGCTCACTCTTGCAGATGAAATACCCAAGGTACCCTATTTAATTGGTGAAATTTATGGAAATCCCCATCTAGGATTTGTCGGCAATATGTACACCTATAATGAACCTGGCTTAGGTGTTTATCATGAGGTCATTGAGGACCTGGCAAATCAATACCTGCCGAACCAAATTGATAATATTACCGGGGATCCCTTTTCTTCTGTGCAAAAAAAGCTTAACGATGGTAAACCCGTTTGGGTGATAGTCGGCAGCACATATACCTTTTTACCGGAGAAACACTGGGAAACATGGAATACAAATGAGGGTGAAATCAAAATCACGCGAAAAGTCCATTCTGTCCTTGTAACGGGTTATGATGAAAACCATGTGTATTTTAATGATCCCTTTTTTCCCGACCAAAATAGGTCAGCCGATTTTCAAGACTTTGTAACAAGCTGGTCCCAATTTGGGAGCCAGGCTATTTCCTATTAG
- a CDS encoding multidrug efflux SMR transporter has protein sequence MDWLMLILGGCFEVVGVIGLKRTADKGNIVNYLILIGGFIMSFQLLVQAMETIPLSTAYAVWTGIGTVGAAVVGMVFFKESKSWLRTACILGIIFSVVGLKLVH, from the coding sequence ATGGATTGGCTGATGCTTATTTTAGGAGGATGTTTTGAAGTTGTTGGGGTTATCGGATTAAAAAGAACGGCCGATAAAGGTAATATTGTGAATTATCTCATACTAATTGGAGGATTTATTATGAGTTTCCAGCTGCTCGTTCAGGCAATGGAAACGATACCGTTATCAACGGCCTATGCCGTATGGACAGGGATTGGAACGGTAGGGGCAGCAGTTGTTGGAATGGTATTCTTTAAGGAATCAAAAAGCTGGCTTCGAACAGCGTGTATTCTAGGAATTATCTTCTCAGTCGTTGGCTTAAAGCTCGTTCATTAA
- a CDS encoding ABC transporter permease, with product MKKRYLLLGLILLSAVSLFVGVSSISPLDLLDFQSEETQIFLISRLPRLIAILLAGAGMSIAGLIMQQLSRNKFVSPTTAGTLDATRLGILVSMLLFANATMLEKMAVAFAFALAGTFLFMQILDRIKFKDAIFIPLVGLMFGNILSSVTTFFAYRADVIQNMSAWLQGDFSMIMKGRYELLYISLPILIIAYFYANRFTVAGMGEDFSKNLGLAYRQIVNIGLILVALVTTTVVLTVGIIPFLGLIIPNIISIFKGDHLQKTLPHTALLGAIFLLICDILGRVLIYPYEISISLMVGVIGSGIFLYLLFRRKAYA from the coding sequence ATGAAGAAAAGATATTTACTACTAGGATTAATACTCTTATCTGCTGTTTCCTTGTTTGTTGGGGTTAGCAGTATATCACCATTGGACTTGTTAGATTTCCAATCTGAGGAGACCCAGATTTTCCTTATCAGCCGACTGCCAAGGCTAATAGCAATCCTGCTTGCAGGAGCTGGGATGAGTATTGCAGGTTTGATTATGCAACAGCTCAGCCGAAACAAATTTGTTTCACCGACGACGGCAGGAACTCTTGACGCAACAAGGCTTGGTATCCTTGTTTCAATGCTGTTGTTTGCAAATGCAACCATGCTTGAAAAAATGGCAGTAGCCTTTGCTTTTGCACTTGCAGGTACATTTTTGTTTATGCAAATTCTTGATCGAATCAAGTTTAAAGATGCTATTTTCATCCCGCTTGTTGGGTTGATGTTTGGGAATATTTTGTCTTCGGTAACGACTTTTTTCGCGTATCGTGCTGACGTCATTCAAAATATGTCTGCTTGGCTTCAGGGTGATTTTTCAATGATTATGAAGGGAAGATATGAACTACTTTACATAAGTCTTCCGATATTAATCATTGCTTATTTCTATGCTAACCGTTTCACTGTGGCTGGTATGGGTGAGGACTTTTCAAAAAATCTTGGGCTTGCTTATCGCCAGATTGTAAATATTGGTCTGATATTGGTTGCACTGGTGACCACGACGGTTGTTTTGACAGTGGGGATCATTCCGTTTTTAGGTTTGATTATTCCAAATATCATATCCATTTTTAAAGGCGACCATTTACAAAAAACATTGCCGCATACCGCACTCCTTGGAGCTATTTTCCTTCTGATTTGCGATATATTGGGCCGGGTGCTCATTTATCCATATGAGATTTCGATCAGTCTCATGGTTGGTGTAATCGGAAGCGGAATTTTCTTATACTTACTGTTCCGGAGGAAGGCATATGCGTAA
- a CDS encoding siderophore ABC transporter substrate-binding protein: MKKWSFLVLMASMILLLAACGSKEESKTETTDAKPAAAEKMTIEHKYGKVEIDKNPEKIVVFDFGILDTLDELGVEVTGVPQTAVPAYLEKYAGEGYTNVGSLKEPDFEAIHAMQPEVIFITTRQAELYDQFAEIAPTVYVELDYTKYMESFEKNMNLVGDIFDKKDEVASRVEEIKASVDELNKKASALDKKGLIVLANEGKVSAYGPSSRFGVIHDVFGFGAADEKIEVSTHGQSITMEYIMETNPDVLFVIDRNTAVGGEAGAEKVIENELVKKTTAFKENKIIYLDPDAWYLSGGGLQSVKLMAEEIEKSL; this comes from the coding sequence ATGAAAAAGTGGAGTTTTTTAGTTTTAATGGCATCAATGATTTTATTATTAGCAGCTTGTGGGTCTAAGGAAGAAAGCAAAACAGAAACAACCGATGCAAAACCTGCAGCGGCTGAAAAAATGACGATTGAACATAAGTATGGCAAGGTGGAAATTGACAAAAATCCAGAGAAAATAGTTGTTTTTGACTTTGGAATTTTAGACACATTAGATGAACTTGGTGTGGAAGTAACTGGAGTTCCACAGACAGCAGTCCCTGCCTACTTAGAAAAATACGCTGGCGAAGGATATACGAACGTTGGCAGCTTAAAAGAGCCTGATTTTGAAGCGATTCATGCGATGCAGCCGGAAGTTATTTTCATCACTACTCGCCAAGCTGAATTATACGATCAGTTTGCAGAAATTGCTCCAACAGTTTATGTGGAATTAGATTATACAAAATACATGGAGTCATTTGAGAAAAACATGAACCTTGTTGGTGACATTTTTGACAAGAAGGATGAAGTGGCTAGCAGAGTAGAAGAGATTAAAGCAAGCGTTGATGAGTTAAATAAAAAAGCTTCGGCACTTGATAAAAAAGGGTTAATCGTCTTAGCAAATGAAGGAAAAGTAAGTGCCTATGGACCAAGCTCACGTTTTGGCGTCATTCATGATGTCTTTGGTTTCGGAGCAGCAGATGAGAAAATCGAGGTTTCAACGCATGGTCAAAGTATTACCATGGAATATATTATGGAGACAAATCCAGACGTATTGTTTGTTATTGACCGTAACACAGCAGTAGGCGGCGAAGCCGGTGCTGAAAAAGTAATCGAAAATGAACTTGTCAAAAAGACCACTGCCTTCAAAGAAAATAAAATCATCTACTTAGATCCAGATGCTTGGTACCTAAGCGGTGGCGGATTACAATCTGTAAAACTTATGGCTGAAGAAATCGAAAAGTCATTATAA
- a CDS encoding antibiotic biosynthesis monooxygenase has protein sequence MFYQVRRIVVKEGFSEQVVENFSNRGGLMAQRPGYIGKQILVKKVRRGEEEVMVMIQWESEEDWKNWEKSPEHIAGHKAKPKAEKPEYVVESSHDLYYVKG, from the coding sequence ATGTTTTATCAGGTTAGAAGAATTGTCGTAAAAGAGGGATTTAGTGAGCAGGTAGTCGAGAACTTTTCAAATCGTGGCGGCTTGATGGCTCAGCGGCCTGGATACATTGGAAAACAGATTTTGGTGAAAAAGGTTCGTCGCGGTGAAGAGGAAGTTATGGTTATGATTCAATGGGAATCTGAAGAGGATTGGAAGAATTGGGAGAAGAGCCCAGAGCATATTGCCGGTCATAAGGCGAAGCCCAAGGCAGAGAAGCCTGAGTATGTTGTTGAATCCAGCCATGATCTTTATTATGTAAAAGGATAA